One Gordonia zhaorongruii DNA segment encodes these proteins:
- a CDS encoding L,D-transpeptidase family protein yields the protein MWQVGLVVLASVVALAAGAGQAFAAPTSPAPTPESEGGVTSLIDGLLKNLQGGPGAQSTPGKTAEETGQMIVVTAPVASSQTATLTAFEKDEAGKWKPVIGPTKAMLGEKGMGKAQDNVPRTPQGTFPLDQAFGRKDNPGTKMPYFKADAQDWWDSDPKSPTYNTHVEQAKSPGGDSENLYKAGPVYDYAVNIAHNPERVPGDASAMFLHVTNEKPTEGCVAIEREKMVDVLKWLDPAKKPKITVGVNVDAPKEAPKAETSPNGDVLGGLLGNLAALIPDTLKGMLPTS from the coding sequence ATGTGGCAAGTGGGGCTAGTGGTGTTGGCGAGCGTCGTCGCACTGGCAGCCGGAGCAGGGCAGGCGTTCGCCGCGCCGACATCGCCCGCTCCCACACCGGAGTCGGAGGGCGGCGTCACGTCGCTGATCGATGGACTTCTGAAGAACCTGCAGGGAGGACCGGGTGCGCAGTCCACGCCCGGGAAGACCGCAGAGGAAACCGGGCAGATGATCGTCGTCACGGCGCCGGTCGCGTCGTCGCAGACGGCTACGCTCACCGCTTTCGAGAAGGACGAGGCCGGCAAGTGGAAGCCGGTCATCGGCCCGACCAAGGCGATGCTCGGCGAGAAGGGCATGGGCAAGGCGCAGGACAACGTCCCGCGCACGCCGCAGGGCACCTTCCCGCTCGACCAGGCATTCGGCCGCAAGGACAACCCGGGCACCAAGATGCCGTACTTCAAGGCGGATGCGCAGGACTGGTGGGACTCGGACCCGAAGTCGCCGACCTACAACACGCACGTGGAGCAGGCGAAGAGCCCAGGCGGAGACAGTGAGAACCTGTACAAGGCGGGCCCGGTCTACGACTACGCCGTGAACATCGCGCACAATCCTGAGCGCGTACCGGGTGACGCATCGGCCATGTTCCTGCACGTCACCAACGAAAAGCCCACCGAGGGCTGTGTCGCGATCGAGCGCGAGAAGATGGTCGACGTCCTCAAGTGGCTCGATCCGGCGAAGAAGCCGAAGATCACGGTCGGCGTGAACGTGGACGCGCCCAAGGAGGCTCCGAAGGCGGAGACCAGCCCGAACGGTGACGTGCTCGGTGGTCTGCTCGGCAACCTCGCCGCGCTCATCCCGGACACGCTGAAGGGCATGCTCCCCACGAGCTGA
- a CDS encoding ABC transporter ATP-binding protein produces MSLILDNVTLTYPDGDRDRVMAVDGVSLSVPRGSLVGLTGPSGCGKSSVLSVAGTLIAPDSGHVEVAGETVENLDAEDRARLRREQVGFVFQHDNLLPDLTALEQVLLPIHLAGGKPNRHKARARDLLAEVGLADAVDRRPGQLSGGMRQRVNIARALMGDPALLLADEPTSALDSHRAAAMIDLLVRLVAEHDVAALFVTHDMRALEDADDVARMLDGRIAELTHAR; encoded by the coding sequence ATGTCTCTCATTCTCGACAACGTGACCCTCACCTACCCGGACGGTGACCGTGACCGCGTCATGGCCGTCGACGGCGTCAGCCTCTCCGTGCCGCGCGGCAGCCTCGTCGGACTCACCGGCCCGTCGGGATGCGGCAAGTCCAGCGTCCTGTCCGTGGCGGGCACGCTCATCGCCCCCGATTCCGGCCACGTGGAGGTGGCGGGCGAGACGGTGGAGAACCTGGACGCCGAGGACCGGGCACGTCTGCGGCGCGAGCAGGTCGGCTTCGTGTTCCAGCACGACAATCTGCTGCCCGACCTGACTGCGCTCGAACAGGTCCTCCTGCCGATCCACCTGGCGGGCGGGAAACCCAACCGCCACAAGGCGCGTGCGCGCGATCTGCTCGCGGAGGTTGGGCTGGCTGACGCGGTGGACCGTCGTCCCGGTCAGCTGTCCGGCGGCATGCGGCAGCGCGTGAACATCGCGCGGGCGCTCATGGGCGATCCCGCGCTGCTGCTGGCCGATGAGCCGACCTCAGCCCTGGACTCGCACCGCGCCGCCGCGATGATCGATCTGCTCGTTCGGCTGGTGGCCGAACACGACGTGGCCGCGCTGTTCGTCACTCACGACATGCGGGCGCTGGAGGACGCCGACGACGTCGCCCGGATGCTCGACGGGCGGATCGCCGAGCTCACGCACGCGCGATAG
- a CDS encoding endonuclease domain-containing protein, translated as MEQMRSGVYTAAEIRGIQGRAGFESLVRDGTARRLRHGWYAVGDAPGDVVRAVARGGVLSCVSALGRAGVWVPKHHDLHVRGNRWAVQNLPGPFCRRFGRPESEYGAVDDLPTALAYAARCLDDGGFVVVCDSLLNTQLMSSDEIEYRLRHAPKRIHRLLARCDARSESGPETMLRVWLRSRNVRVRIQVPIPRVGRVDLLVGDYLIIEIDGWEYHADRSHFSGDRVRDVDAHAHGYTPLRFTYGQIVFDWDVTTAKIMDAVRNGAHLRPSRLV; from the coding sequence ATGGAGCAGATGCGCAGCGGCGTGTACACGGCCGCGGAGATCCGCGGTATCCAGGGACGCGCGGGATTCGAGAGCCTCGTCCGAGACGGCACCGCGCGTCGGCTGCGCCACGGCTGGTACGCGGTCGGCGATGCTCCGGGCGACGTCGTCCGCGCCGTGGCCCGCGGGGGCGTGCTCAGCTGTGTCTCCGCTCTGGGCCGAGCGGGAGTCTGGGTGCCGAAGCATCACGATCTGCATGTGCGTGGAAACCGCTGGGCGGTGCAGAATCTCCCCGGGCCGTTCTGCCGCCGGTTCGGCCGGCCCGAGTCGGAGTACGGCGCCGTCGACGATCTGCCGACCGCTCTGGCATACGCTGCGCGCTGCCTGGACGACGGGGGTTTCGTCGTCGTCTGCGACTCTCTGCTGAACACGCAGTTGATGAGTTCCGATGAGATCGAGTACCGACTGCGGCACGCACCGAAACGCATTCACCGACTGCTCGCCCGGTGCGATGCCCGGTCGGAGTCCGGGCCCGAGACCATGCTCCGGGTGTGGCTGCGCAGCCGGAACGTGCGAGTCCGGATCCAGGTCCCCATTCCGCGCGTGGGCCGGGTCGATCTGCTGGTCGGCGACTACCTGATCATCGAGATCGACGGGTGGGAGTACCACGCCGACCGCTCGCACTTCAGCGGTGACCGCGTCCGGGACGTCGATGCGCACGCTCACGGGTACACGCCGTTGCGGTTCACCTACGGGCAGATCGTCTTCGATTGGGACGTCACCACCGCGAAGATCATGGACGCCGTCCGAAACGGCGCTCATCTGCGTCCGTCACGTCTCGTCTGA
- a CDS encoding FtsX-like permease family protein yields the protein MIALLALMVVMLSALTAGLDEESTSAVRALPGDTVITQSGADGAASSLTDSRVDTSAIDQIRLGDGDATVLGVANTRITADGRAAAAAAFGFSDVDQVTVDSETAESLGVSAGSEVVIGTETLRVDAVGDTGKYAHTPVVQMPYSTWVSATGRDAASAVLTADSSAPAGMTATAHGDAVSLVPGYKSEHSSLLLIQGLLLAISAIVVCGFFAVWTGQRVRSLAVVRAMGAGRNYLMRDGLGQAAVVLFAGLIAGGAVGAIGAWVASGTVPIAFDAGSMVALLAGMAVLGLAGAAISLRPLVKVDPLTALNR from the coding sequence GTGATCGCATTACTGGCTCTGATGGTCGTCATGCTGTCCGCGCTGACCGCGGGACTGGATGAGGAGTCCACGTCGGCGGTCCGCGCACTGCCCGGCGACACCGTGATCACACAGTCCGGCGCCGACGGTGCGGCGTCGAGCCTCACCGACAGCCGGGTGGACACGTCGGCCATCGACCAGATCCGCCTCGGCGACGGCGACGCGACGGTCCTCGGCGTGGCCAACACGCGGATCACCGCCGACGGCCGCGCGGCCGCAGCAGCCGCATTCGGGTTCAGTGACGTCGACCAGGTGACCGTCGACTCCGAGACCGCGGAGTCGCTCGGGGTGTCTGCCGGATCGGAGGTCGTCATCGGTACCGAGACGCTTCGGGTGGACGCGGTCGGCGACACCGGCAAGTACGCGCACACGCCGGTGGTGCAGATGCCGTACTCCACCTGGGTGTCGGCCACCGGCCGCGATGCGGCGTCCGCGGTGCTGACGGCCGATTCGTCGGCGCCCGCCGGTATGACCGCGACCGCGCACGGCGATGCGGTGTCACTGGTGCCGGGCTACAAGTCCGAGCATTCGTCGCTGCTGCTCATTCAGGGTCTTCTGCTGGCGATCTCGGCGATCGTGGTCTGCGGCTTCTTCGCAGTGTGGACCGGTCAGCGGGTGCGCTCGCTCGCCGTGGTCCGCGCCATGGGCGCAGGCCGCAACTACCTGATGCGCGACGGACTCGGCCAGGCTGCGGTGGTCCTCTTCGCAGGTCTGATCGCCGGCGGGGCGGTCGGCGCGATCGGCGCCTGGGTCGCGTCGGGCACCGTGCCCATCGCGTTCGACGCCGGGTCGATGGTCGCCCTGCTGGCAGGGATGGCGGTCCTGGGTCTGGCCGGCGCGGCGATCTCGCTGCGGCCGCTGGTCAAGGTCGATCCACTCACCGCACTCAACCGCTGA
- a CDS encoding exodeoxyribonuclease VII small subunit, whose protein sequence is MTSRDDLADTTDDRTPVEELGYEDARDELSEVVAALEHGGLGLDESLALWERGEALAQRCTAHLEGARERIEAALNSDDDSEDE, encoded by the coding sequence GTGACGAGTCGTGACGACCTCGCCGACACCACTGACGACCGGACTCCCGTCGAGGAACTCGGATACGAAGACGCTCGCGACGAGCTCAGCGAGGTGGTCGCGGCCCTCGAACACGGTGGCCTCGGCCTGGACGAGTCACTCGCACTGTGGGAACGCGGAGAGGCGCTCGCCCAACGCTGCACCGCTCACCTCGAAGGCGCACGCGAGCGCATCGAGGCCGCGCTCAACTCGGACGACGACTCCGAGGACGAGTAG
- a CDS encoding PIG-L deacetylase family protein codes for MAEPFPENWSTALCLVAHPDDPEYGMAAAVARWTSQGKRVVYALATSGEAGIEGMDPTEAGPLREKEQVASAKVVGVDEVEFWGFPDSEIFDTPELRAKVAETIERVGPDVVLSLYGGPEWAPGFPNQRDHMQFAQAVVAAYDSLDRPPRQLYCNGPDATHAVDVTGFVEAAVESLSCHQMYLEVLDPQTPVPDQARATVERMTGGVDGFAAEQATGFTLLREAPRR; via the coding sequence ATGGCCGAACCATTCCCGGAGAACTGGTCCACTGCCCTCTGCCTCGTCGCGCACCCGGACGATCCCGAATACGGGATGGCCGCCGCCGTCGCCCGGTGGACATCGCAGGGCAAGCGAGTCGTCTACGCCCTCGCCACAAGCGGTGAGGCAGGCATCGAGGGCATGGATCCGACCGAGGCCGGGCCGCTGCGCGAGAAGGAGCAGGTCGCTTCCGCGAAGGTGGTCGGCGTCGACGAGGTCGAGTTCTGGGGCTTCCCGGACAGCGAGATCTTCGATACGCCGGAGTTGCGAGCGAAGGTCGCCGAGACCATCGAACGGGTCGGACCCGATGTGGTGCTGAGCCTGTACGGCGGCCCCGAATGGGCACCGGGCTTTCCCAACCAGCGCGACCACATGCAGTTCGCGCAGGCCGTCGTCGCCGCGTACGACTCGCTCGACCGGCCACCGCGACAGTTGTACTGCAACGGACCCGACGCCACGCACGCGGTGGACGTGACCGGATTCGTCGAGGCTGCAGTCGAGTCGCTGTCCTGCCACCAGATGTACCTCGAGGTGCTCGACCCGCAGACGCCCGTCCCCGATCAGGCCCGCGCGACAGTCGAGCGGATGACCGGAGGCGTCGACGGCTTCGCCGCCGAACAGGCCACCGGGTTCACGCTCCTGCGCGAAGCACCGAGACGCTAG
- a CDS encoding class I SAM-dependent methyltransferase: protein MTTPPPPRWITETEPGHSEWYIERFRTMAAEGADLAGEARLVDAMVGRAARILDAGCGPGRIGGYLHGAGHDVVGVDVDPKLIDAALEDYPGPDWRVGDLAALDLRDADDRLTFDAIVCAGNVLAFVAPDTEALVLTRLREHLADDGFIVTGFHTARLSVDDFDAAVAEAGLRVDLRLSTWDVKPWHDGADFAVSILRHV from the coding sequence ATGACTACTCCTCCCCCACCCCGCTGGATCACCGAGACCGAGCCCGGACACAGCGAGTGGTACATCGAGCGGTTCCGCACGATGGCCGCTGAGGGAGCCGATCTCGCAGGTGAGGCGCGCCTGGTCGATGCCATGGTCGGCCGCGCAGCCCGCATCCTGGATGCGGGCTGCGGCCCCGGGCGCATCGGTGGATACCTGCATGGCGCCGGACACGACGTAGTCGGCGTGGACGTCGATCCGAAGCTCATCGATGCCGCTCTGGAGGACTACCCGGGTCCGGACTGGCGCGTCGGCGACCTCGCTGCACTCGACCTCCGCGACGCGGATGACCGCCTCACCTTCGACGCGATCGTCTGCGCCGGGAACGTGCTGGCTTTCGTCGCACCCGATACCGAGGCACTCGTGCTCACGCGCCTGCGCGAGCACCTCGCCGACGACGGCTTCATCGTCACCGGCTTCCACACGGCGCGGCTCTCCGTCGACGATTTCGACGCCGCCGTCGCCGAGGCCGGACTGCGCGTGGACCTTCGTCTGTCCACGTGGGACGTGAAACCCTGGCACGACGGCGCAGATTTCGCGGTGTCGATCCTGCGTCACGTCTGA
- a CDS encoding PhoH family protein → MTARTYVLDTSVLLSDPWAATRFAEHHVVLPLVVISELEGKRHHSELGWFARQALRLLDDMRIEHGRLDEPLPVGDDDGTVQVELNHTDPAILPAGFRTDTNDSRILACALNLRAEGRDVTLVSKDTPLRVKAGAVGLAADEYHAQDVVVSGWTGMSELDVSDMDVDSLFSDGVVDVDDARDLPCHTGVRMLSAGNSALGRVTENKQVQLVRGDREVFGIRGRSAEQRVALDLLLDESVGIVSLGGKAGTGKSALALCAGLEAVLERRTQRKLVVFRPLYAVGGQNLGYLPGSESEKMGPWAQAVFDTLEGLVSTEVIEEVLSRGMLEVLPLTHIRGRSLHDSYVIVDEAQSLERNVLLTVLSRLGGGSRVVLTHDVAQRDNLRVGRHDGVAAVIEKLKGHPLFAHMTLNRSERSPIAALVTEMLEEFSPNTP, encoded by the coding sequence GTGACCGCACGCACCTACGTCCTCGACACCTCCGTACTGCTTTCCGACCCATGGGCGGCGACCCGATTCGCCGAGCACCACGTCGTGCTGCCCCTGGTCGTGATCAGTGAGCTCGAGGGCAAACGCCACCACAGCGAACTCGGATGGTTCGCCCGTCAAGCGCTCCGACTCCTCGACGACATGCGCATCGAGCACGGACGCCTCGACGAGCCGCTGCCGGTCGGCGACGATGACGGAACCGTGCAGGTGGAGCTCAATCACACCGATCCGGCGATTCTGCCCGCCGGGTTCCGCACCGACACCAACGACTCGCGGATCCTCGCCTGCGCACTGAACCTGCGCGCCGAGGGACGCGACGTCACCCTGGTATCGAAGGACACGCCGCTCCGGGTGAAGGCCGGCGCGGTCGGTCTCGCGGCCGACGAGTACCACGCGCAGGACGTGGTGGTCTCAGGCTGGACCGGGATGAGCGAACTCGACGTGTCCGACATGGACGTCGACTCGCTGTTCTCCGACGGCGTGGTCGACGTCGACGACGCGCGTGATCTGCCCTGCCACACCGGTGTCCGGATGCTGAGCGCCGGTAACAGTGCGCTCGGCCGAGTCACCGAGAACAAGCAGGTCCAGTTGGTCCGCGGCGACCGTGAGGTATTCGGGATCCGCGGCCGTTCCGCGGAGCAGCGGGTGGCGCTCGATCTGCTTCTCGACGAATCGGTCGGCATCGTCTCACTGGGCGGCAAGGCGGGCACCGGTAAATCGGCCCTCGCGCTGTGCGCCGGACTGGAGGCGGTGCTCGAGCGCCGGACCCAGCGCAAACTGGTCGTCTTCCGGCCGCTGTACGCGGTCGGCGGACAGAATCTCGGGTACCTGCCCGGCAGCGAGTCGGAGAAGATGGGGCCGTGGGCCCAGGCGGTGTTCGACACCCTGGAAGGCCTGGTCTCCACCGAGGTCATAGAGGAGGTCCTCTCGCGCGGCATGCTCGAGGTGCTGCCGCTCACGCACATCCGCGGGCGGTCGCTCCACGACTCCTACGTCATCGTCGACGAGGCGCAGTCGCTGGAACGCAACGTGCTCCTGACGGTCCTGTCTCGTCTGGGCGGAGGCTCACGCGTGGTCCTCACACACGACGTCGCGCAGCGTGACAACCTGCGCGTCGGACGGCACGACGGTGTCGCTGCGGTCATCGAGAAGCTGAAGGGCCACCCGCTCTTCGCGCACATGACCCTCAACCGCAGTGAGCGGTCGCCGATCGCGGCGCTGGTCACCGAGATGCTCGAGGAATTCTCACCCAACACGCCGTAG
- a CDS encoding DUF4245 domain-containing protein, translating to MADKPRILNDGKDLMWSLIPLAILVLIIAGIAGSCSWGFGEKANEQKIPHFDVTAGLRADAGVMPFPIREPAVPGEWQANSGSTQQIDSSTSSNVGWITEGGAYIQLTQTDASEEALLRKLIGDEASGTGTRDIAGWTWVTYENTEHRKAWIANRGDVRIGVESSGHDESMQQLAAAVAKAAPIAADRPVPVP from the coding sequence ATGGCCGACAAACCCCGGATCCTGAACGACGGCAAAGACCTGATGTGGTCGCTCATTCCGTTGGCGATACTCGTGCTGATCATCGCGGGCATCGCCGGAAGCTGCAGCTGGGGATTCGGCGAGAAGGCGAACGAGCAGAAGATCCCGCATTTCGACGTGACCGCGGGCCTGCGCGCCGATGCCGGTGTGATGCCGTTCCCGATCCGCGAACCGGCGGTTCCGGGTGAGTGGCAGGCCAACTCGGGGTCGACTCAGCAGATCGATTCGTCGACCAGCAGCAACGTCGGGTGGATCACCGAGGGCGGCGCCTACATCCAGTTGACGCAGACGGACGCCTCGGAGGAGGCGCTCCTGCGGAAGCTGATCGGCGACGAGGCGTCGGGCACCGGTACCCGCGACATCGCAGGCTGGACGTGGGTGACCTACGAGAACACCGAGCACCGTAAGGCGTGGATCGCCAACCGGGGCGACGTGCGCATCGGGGTCGAGAGCAGTGGTCACGATGAGTCGATGCAGCAGTTGGCGGCGGCCGTCGCCAAGGCTGCGCCGATCGCGGCGGACCGGCCGGTACCGGTTCCCTAG
- a CDS encoding sensor histidine kinase encodes MTDDRSTDRYAEWAGHILFTTLMIVGVASTVADSGTHVLTLACAGAVAAWYAVGAVSSARGRHDLVVPWVLILTAGWIGLSVISSDFVWIAFVLAILCWHFLPRGIAAAVAVVIAVTAVTAVRVDTGGFTAGGVIGPLIGIATAVAMTEAFSRIAAMVHERDRLVDELIATREQLAARERDAGVLAERERLGGEIHDGTGQSLASIIMLLRAATAPTTSAEQRTAQTATALDTAQTALAESRRFLRGLDGPESPAEGLSGALGEQVAALSQDGVHAVFAEHGAPAPLSDQVQVALQRTVQEALLNVRRHADARSAAVTLTYLPGEVHLDIVDDGVGMHPDRPSPAPASAEGSGFGLRAMRARIRTCGGDLTVESAPDDGTTIHVSVPIERQR; translated from the coding sequence ATGACCGACGACCGCAGCACCGACCGATACGCCGAATGGGCAGGTCACATCCTGTTCACGACGCTGATGATCGTGGGCGTCGCCAGCACCGTCGCCGACAGCGGCACCCACGTACTCACTCTCGCGTGTGCAGGTGCGGTGGCCGCCTGGTACGCCGTCGGCGCGGTCTCATCCGCCCGCGGCCGCCACGACCTGGTGGTCCCCTGGGTGCTCATCCTGACGGCCGGTTGGATCGGCCTGTCCGTCATCTCGTCCGACTTCGTCTGGATCGCATTCGTGCTGGCGATTCTCTGCTGGCACTTCCTCCCTCGTGGGATCGCCGCCGCCGTCGCGGTCGTGATCGCGGTGACCGCGGTGACCGCGGTCCGCGTCGACACCGGCGGCTTCACCGCCGGCGGCGTGATCGGACCGCTCATCGGCATCGCGACCGCGGTGGCCATGACCGAGGCGTTCAGCCGGATCGCCGCGATGGTGCACGAACGGGACCGCCTCGTCGACGAGCTGATCGCCACGCGCGAGCAGCTCGCAGCCCGTGAGCGCGATGCGGGCGTGCTCGCCGAACGCGAGCGCCTCGGTGGCGAAATCCACGACGGCACCGGGCAATCCCTCGCCAGCATCATCATGTTGCTGCGGGCCGCGACGGCGCCGACCACTTCTGCCGAGCAGCGAACAGCGCAGACCGCGACGGCACTCGACACGGCCCAGACCGCACTCGCCGAATCGCGGCGTTTCCTCCGCGGCCTCGACGGCCCCGAGTCACCCGCCGAGGGACTCTCCGGAGCGCTCGGCGAGCAGGTCGCGGCGCTGTCGCAGGACGGCGTCCACGCGGTCTTCGCCGAACACGGCGCCCCGGCGCCGCTCTCGGACCAGGTGCAGGTCGCCTTGCAGCGCACCGTGCAGGAGGCCCTCCTGAACGTGCGCCGCCACGCCGACGCGCGCTCCGCCGCCGTCACCCTAACCTACCTGCCCGGAGAGGTGCACCTCGACATCGTCGACGACGGAGTCGGCATGCACCCGGACCGACCTTCACCCGCTCCCGCGTCCGCCGAGGGAAGTGGTTTCGGGCTGCGGGCGATGCGCGCCCGGATCCGTACGTGCGGCGGCGATCTGACCGTCGAGTCGGCTCCCGACGACGGCACTACAATCCACGTCAGCGTCCCGATCGAAAGGCAACGATGA
- a CDS encoding DUF4190 domain-containing protein, whose product MEDELTTAQPYNPQNGPDHEAIAHYLAQQNPERNGLGIAALITGIVGLLFCLMPITGFIGFILGVIAFVLGLAGLSRVRKNKASNKKTAIAGIVTGVLAIVGGIIGIVMFFTAVDQLGTDLDEIGNDMSNYSDCIEQADTPDQMNACS is encoded by the coding sequence GTGGAGGACGAATTGACCACCGCCCAGCCTTACAACCCGCAGAACGGCCCCGACCACGAGGCAATCGCTCATTACCTAGCGCAACAGAACCCCGAACGAAACGGGTTGGGCATTGCCGCACTGATTACGGGAATCGTCGGCCTGCTGTTCTGCCTGATGCCGATCACCGGCTTCATCGGCTTCATTCTCGGCGTGATCGCGTTCGTCCTCGGTCTCGCGGGGCTCAGCCGGGTGAGGAAGAACAAGGCCTCGAACAAGAAGACCGCCATCGCAGGAATCGTGACGGGTGTGCTCGCGATCGTCGGAGGCATTATCGGGATCGTCATGTTCTTCACTGCAGTCGACCAACTCGGGACTGACCTCGACGAGATCGGCAACGACATGTCCAACTACAGCGATTGCATCGAACAGGCAGACACCCCGGATCAGATGAATGCTTGCTCCTGA
- a CDS encoding response regulator: MIRIMIVDDHPVVRAGLRAVLGAVDDFTVVAEAGEAAESVRIASTTGLDVVLMDLRLHGADPSADGVYATQSIRALADPPQVLIVTTYQSDTDIVRAVEAGAVGYLLKDASPETLVGAIRSAAAGETVLGPAIAAKLLTRVTSREAALTARELDIVAQLAEGGSNREIARRLFISEATVKSHLVHIFDKLGVNSRTKVLAAARERGLIR, translated from the coding sequence ATGATCCGCATCATGATCGTTGACGATCATCCCGTCGTCCGCGCTGGCCTGCGAGCCGTACTGGGCGCCGTCGATGACTTCACCGTCGTCGCCGAGGCCGGCGAAGCCGCCGAGTCCGTCCGGATCGCGTCGACCACCGGCCTCGACGTGGTGCTGATGGACCTGCGGCTGCACGGTGCCGATCCGTCGGCCGACGGCGTGTACGCGACCCAGTCGATCCGTGCGCTCGCCGATCCACCGCAGGTGCTGATCGTGACCACGTACCAATCCGACACCGACATCGTGCGCGCCGTCGAAGCGGGCGCCGTGGGCTATCTGCTCAAGGACGCTTCACCGGAGACGCTGGTCGGCGCCATCCGGTCCGCCGCCGCCGGGGAGACCGTCCTCGGTCCGGCCATCGCCGCCAAGCTGCTGACCCGCGTCACCTCGCGCGAGGCGGCTCTCACCGCCCGCGAACTCGACATCGTCGCGCAGCTCGCCGAAGGCGGATCCAACCGGGAGATCGCCCGCAGGCTGTTCATCTCGGAGGCGACGGTCAAGTCGCACCTCGTGCACATCTTCGACAAGCTCGGGGTCAACAGTCGCACGAAGGTTCTCGCGGCCGCCCGGGAACGCGGCCTCATCCGCTGA
- the glpX gene encoding class II fructose-bisphosphatase: protein MSSKQAPDRNLAMELVRVTEAAALAAGRWVGRGDKNGGDGAAVDAMRELLSTVSMRGTVVIGEGEKDEAPMLYNGEVVGNGEGPEVDVAVDPIDGTTLMAEGRPNSIAVIAVSERGTMYDPSAVFYMDKIAVGPAAKGAIDIEQSVEWNINSVAAAKGIDVADMTVVVLDRPRHTDLIGEIREAGAKIRLISDGDVAGAIAAAGEYSTVDMLMGVGGTPEGIISAVAMKCMGGEIQGKLAPKDDAERQKAIDAGLDVDQVLTNDVLVRGENAFFCATGVTNGDMLRGVTYRPNGATTRSLVMRSKSGTIRTIEGVHQTSKLREYARLDL, encoded by the coding sequence ATGTCGTCGAAGCAAGCCCCCGACCGTAACCTCGCGATGGAACTCGTCCGCGTCACCGAGGCCGCAGCGCTCGCTGCCGGGCGCTGGGTTGGCCGTGGCGACAAGAACGGTGGCGACGGCGCGGCCGTCGACGCCATGCGCGAACTCCTCTCGACCGTCTCGATGCGCGGCACCGTCGTCATCGGCGAGGGCGAGAAGGACGAGGCGCCGATGCTCTACAACGGCGAGGTGGTCGGTAACGGCGAGGGCCCCGAGGTGGACGTCGCCGTCGACCCGATCGACGGCACCACGCTGATGGCCGAGGGCCGTCCCAACTCCATCGCGGTGATCGCGGTGTCCGAGCGCGGCACCATGTACGACCCGTCCGCCGTCTTCTACATGGACAAGATCGCCGTCGGCCCGGCCGCCAAGGGTGCCATCGACATCGAGCAGTCCGTCGAATGGAACATCAACTCCGTCGCCGCGGCCAAGGGCATCGACGTCGCCGACATGACGGTCGTCGTGCTCGACCGTCCCCGCCACACCGACCTGATCGGCGAGATCCGCGAAGCCGGCGCCAAGATCCGCCTCATCTCCGACGGCGACGTCGCAGGCGCGATCGCCGCGGCCGGCGAGTACAGCACCGTCGACATGCTGATGGGTGTCGGCGGCACCCCCGAGGGCATCATCAGCGCCGTCGCGATGAAGTGCATGGGCGGCGAGATCCAGGGCAAGCTCGCACCGAAGGACGACGCCGAGCGACAGAAGGCCATCGACGCCGGACTCGACGTCGACCAGGTACTCACCAACGACGTCCTGGTGCGCGGCGAGAACGCCTTCTTCTGCGCCACCGGCGTCACCAACGGCGACATGCTGCGCGGCGTCACCTACCGTCCGAACGGCGCCACCACGCGCTCGCTCGTCATGCGCTCCAAGTCGGGCACCATCCGCACCATCGAGGGTGTGCACCAGACGTCCAAGCTGCGTGAGTACGCGCGCCTGGACCTCTGA